In the genome of Bacteroidota bacterium, the window CACAAAGTATGAAACAATTCATTATGGAATTATTATACTATTGATTTTCTTTATGTTATCACAACTCGACATTTAATAAGTTTCCGAATATCAATTCTTTATATTCAAATGCGAAACTTGAGTATTTTAAGTTCAATTATCATTTTTTATAGCACAAAAAAAACTACCTTTGCTATTTTTAAAAACTAAAAGATTTTATTATGAAAATAGTTAATGTGATTTTTCTTTTTATAGTTTTAACAGCTTTATTATCATGTAATTCAAAAAATAATTTTGATCAAAAAATGAATACACATGATAGGTTGATATTAGAAAATTCCTTTGAAACAGCAGATGTTCATTCTGCAATTTATTCAATTCAATCTCTTTTGTCAAGAGACACAAATAATCTGGGATTAATGGATACTCTTACAAATTTATATCTTCAGATTGGCAACCAACAAAGTGCATTTAATTTGTCAGGAAAAATTCTTGAACAAAAACCTGAAAATATTGAAATGCTTGAGATAAGAGGAAAAACTGCTGCAAATATCAGGAGAGCACAAATAGCAGTTGATGTTTATTCCAAGCTTTTTGAAATAGACAAAAACACCAGATACCTTTACGAAATTGCTGTTCAAAGTTTTAATACAGGAAATGTTAGTTATGGTAAAAAAGTAGTTGAAACAATTATTAATAGTCCAAGAAGTAAAACTGACCTTTATTCCTACAAACTACCTAACGGACAAATTATAGAAATTCCTGTTAAGGCTGTAGCACATTATTTTATAGGTTCATATAATGAGGTTAATGGAAAAGAAGCTGAAGCAATAAATCATTATCAAAAAGCTTTGGAGATTTACCCTAAATATGGATTGGCTGCTAATAAACTAAGAGATATTTTAAAATTATAAATTTTCTAAAAATCAATAATCAGATATGATTAAAAAAGTAATTTACATTGCAGGAATTTTTGCAATAATTTTATTTACTTCCAAACTTTTTATTTCGAGTAGCGAAAACGAAAAGGTAAAAACTATTAATGAATTTAATGACGATTACCGTATTTATGCTATTGACCTTCCGGATAAAATTGATTTTGCAGGAGAACAAGTGCCTATGGATATTGAAGATGTTCGTGAAAGGCTTGATAGGGAAATTTTAGTGAATACATATTGGCAATCACAAACATTATTATTTTTTAAAAGAGCAAATAAGTGGTTTCCATTAATAGAAAAAATACTTGAAGAAAATGATTTGCCTGATGATTTAAAATATATTACCCTTATTGAAAGCGGACTTATGCATGTTACATCTCCTTCGGGAGCAGCTAGTTACTGGCAGTTTATGGGTAGAACAGCAAGAGAATACGGACTTGAAGTAAATAAATATATTGACGAAAGATACAATGTTGAGAAAGCCACAATTGCTGCATGCAAATATTTTAAGGAGGCTTATAAAAAATTTGATAATTGGACACTTGTAGCTGCGTCTTACAACATGGGAGTGGCAGGTGTTCAATGGCAAATTTCTCATCAAGGTGTGAGTAATTTTTATGATATGTATTTGAATACAGAAACAAGCAGATACATTTTTAGGTTACTTGCTGTTAAAGAAATTTTAGAACATCCTATTAAATACGGATTTCACTTTAAGCAATACCAACTTTACAAACCTCTTAAAACCAAAACAATAATTATTGATACTACAATTAATGATCTTTACAGTTTTGCTAAACAAAATAATATTACATATAGAAAATTAAAAGTGCTTAATCCGTGGCTTAAAAAATCTAAGCTTCCAAATTCAAGTAGAAAAACCTATAAAATCAAATTACCTTTAGCAGAATAAAAATTGATGTTTAAAAGTTCTGTGATAAAAAACAACAATAAAGAGTGAAAAAGGAAAAATCGGATAATACCTTCATTTATAAAGAAGATGGAAAAATAAATATCTATGGTGCAAGAGAGCACAATTTGAAAGATATTGACTTACAGATACCAAGAAATAAACTTGTTGTTTTTACAGGATTAAGTGGCAGTGGTAAATCATCAATTGCTTTTGATACCGTATTTGCCGAAGGGCAGAGAAGGTACATGGAAACATTTGCATCCTATGCACGACAGTACATAGGAGAGATGAAAAGACCTGATGTTGAAAAAATTGATGGACTAAGTCCTGTAATTTCCATTGAACAAAAAACAGTAAACAAAAATCCGCGATCAACAGTAGGTACTATTACAGAGATATATGATTTTTTACGTTTGCTTTATGCTCGTGCTTCAGATGGATATTCTTCTGTTACAGGTAAAAAAATGATACAATATACCGAAGACCAATTGGTTCAAACGATAATTGAAAAATATCAGGGGATTTTTGTAATACTTCTTGCACCTTTAGTACGGTCAAGGAAAGGACATTATCGGGAATTGTTTGAACAATATCGCAAAAAAGGTTTTACCAAAATAAGAATTGACAGAAGGATAAGAGATATTGAAGCACAAATGCAAGTAGCGAGATACAGCATTCACGATATTGAACTTGTAGTAGATAGATTAACAATAAATTCAAAAAGTTTCGGAAGGTTAAAATCATCAATACAACTTGCTTTAAAAGAAGGCAAAGGGAATCTGCTATTACTTAAAGAAGAGAATGAAGAACCTCAGTATTTTAGTAAAAATTTGATGTGTTCTGAATCCGGAATTTCTTATGATGAACCACAACCTAATACTTTTTCTTTTAACACACCTTATGGTGCATGCCCCGAATGTAACGGAATAGGATTTATTTACAATGTTGACAAAAAAAGTATTATTCTTGATGAGAGTAAAAGTATTAAAGCCGGTGGATTATTAATTATTGATAACAAAAATGATTCTTTAATAAAACCTGTAATCAGAGCATTGGCAAATAAATATAAAGTGAATTTGGACTTGCCAATGAACAAACTTCCAGAGGCTTTTTTAAATGAGCTTTTTTATGGTAGCAACAGAGAAATTACTATCATGTCTGATTTCTTTACGGAAGTTGATATTAAATTCGATGGAATAATAAGCAGATACGAACAAATTATTGAAGACAACGAATATTCTTATTTAAAGAGAGAACTCAGAGAATTCGTTTCTCGCATAAAGTGTCCTGAATGTCATGGTTCTAGACTTAAAGAAAAAGCATTATATTTTAAAATTGATAATAAAAATATTCATGAAGTTGCATCAATGCAAATTGATGAATTTAATGATTGGATAATTGGGTTAGAAAGTAAACTTAAAGGAAGACAAAAACTTATTGCCTCGGAATTATTAAAAGAAATAAAAACAAGAATATCTTTTATTTTGGAGGTAGGTCTAACCTATCTTTCTCTTAACCGCCCGGTTATGTCATTATCTGGTGGAGAGGCACAGCGAATAAGACTTGCAACTCAAATTGGTTCTCAGCTTATTAATGTTACTTACATCATTGATGAGCCAAGTATTGGCTTACACCAAAGAGATAATTATAAGCTAATTAATGCACTTAAAGAACTTAGAAATGTCGGGAATAGTGTGTTTGTTGTTGAGCACGATAAAGAAATGATGCTTTCCTCAGATTACCTTGTTGATTTGGGACCTAAAGCAGGACGACATGGTGGTAATATTTGCTTTAGCGGAAAATCAAAGGATATATTTAAAGCAAAAACTATAACAGCAGACTATCTAAATGGAACTAAAAAAATTGAAATTCCTAAAAAAAGGAGAGAAGGAAACGGGGATTTTATAGAATTAATATCCGCAAAAGGTCATAATTTAAAAAATATAAATTTAAGGCTTCCACTTGCTAAACTTATTTGTGTTACAGGAGTTTCAGGTAGTGGAAAATCATCGCTTATAAATGAAACATTGTACCCGATTATAAAAAATTTTCTTTACAAAAGCAGAGTAAAACCTCTTGATTATGAAAAAATAAAAGGTATTGAAAATATAGACAAAGTTATTGAAATAGATCAGAGTTCAATTGGTAGAACACCAAGGTCTAATCCTGCAACTTACACAGGTGTTTTTACTCTTATCCGATCATTGTTTACACAATTACCGGAGGCTAAAATTAGAGGATATAAGCCCGGAAGATTTTCTTTTAACGTAAAGGGAGGCAGATGTGAAGAATGCCGTGGTGCAGGCATTAAAACCATTGAAATGAACTTTTTACCTGATGTTTATGTTAAATGTACACAATGCAGGGGGAAAAGATACAACAGGGAAACCCTTGAAGTGAGATACAAAGGAAAATCAATAAATGATGTGCTGAACATGACCCATAATCAGGCATTAGATTTTTTTGAAAATATTCCTAAAATTAAAAGAAAAATAAAAGCATTGGTAGATGTGGGAATGGGATATGTTACTTTAGGGCAGGCATCTACAACACTAAGTGGGGGTGAAGCACAGCGAATAAAACTTGCAGCTGAATTATCAAAAAGAGACACAGGAAAAACACTTTACATCCTTGATGAACCAACAACCGGTTTGCATTTTGAAGACATCAGAATGCTTATGAATGTATTAAATAAATTTGTTGATAAGGGAAATACAGTTTTAATTATAGAGCATAACTTTGATGTAATAAAACTTGCCGATCACATCATTGACCTCGGACCTGAAGGAGGAGAAAGTGGAGGTAAAATTATTTGCGAAGGAACACCCGAAGAAGTTTCTCAAATAACAAAAAGTTATACAGCAAAATATTTGAAAGAGGAGTTAGGGATAAAGGCAAGAACAAAGATTAATACAAAATAATGTTATTGAATTTGAAAAACCCATAATTCGCTAATATTCATTCGTGTATTAGTGGCAAAACTTCATTTTTTTATTCGCGATAAAACTCATTTTTTCATTCGTGTATTCGTGGCAAATCTTTATTCTTTTATTCGTGGCAAAACTTCATTTTTTCATTCGTGTATTCGTGGCAAATCTTCATTCTTTTATTCGTGGCAAAACTTCATTTTTTATTCGCGATAAAACTCATTTTTTCATTCGTGTATTAGTGGCAAATTTTCATTCTTTTATTCGTGGCAAAACTCATTTTTTCATTTGCCACAATTTCTTAGTCGGAGTGGGGAGATTTGAACTCCCGACCTTTTGACCCCCAGTCAAACGCGCTAACCGAGCTGCGCTACACCCCGAATATTTTATGTATGCATTCCACCGCAAACACTAATTACCTGTCCCGTTACATAAGACGATAAATCGGAAGCTAAAAATACGCATAGTTTTGCAACATCTTCAGGTTGTCCGCTTCTTCTTAGTGGAATTGTTTTTATCCAATCTTTTTTTACGTCATCCTTAAGTTTTGCTGTCATTTCAGTTTCAATAAATCCGGGAGCTATAGCATTACAGCGA includes:
- the uvrA gene encoding excinuclease ABC subunit UvrA, translated to MKKEKSDNTFIYKEDGKINIYGAREHNLKDIDLQIPRNKLVVFTGLSGSGKSSIAFDTVFAEGQRRYMETFASYARQYIGEMKRPDVEKIDGLSPVISIEQKTVNKNPRSTVGTITEIYDFLRLLYARASDGYSSVTGKKMIQYTEDQLVQTIIEKYQGIFVILLAPLVRSRKGHYRELFEQYRKKGFTKIRIDRRIRDIEAQMQVARYSIHDIELVVDRLTINSKSFGRLKSSIQLALKEGKGNLLLLKEENEEPQYFSKNLMCSESGISYDEPQPNTFSFNTPYGACPECNGIGFIYNVDKKSIILDESKSIKAGGLLIIDNKNDSLIKPVIRALANKYKVNLDLPMNKLPEAFLNELFYGSNREITIMSDFFTEVDIKFDGIISRYEQIIEDNEYSYLKRELREFVSRIKCPECHGSRLKEKALYFKIDNKNIHEVASMQIDEFNDWIIGLESKLKGRQKLIASELLKEIKTRISFILEVGLTYLSLNRPVMSLSGGEAQRIRLATQIGSQLINVTYIIDEPSIGLHQRDNYKLINALKELRNVGNSVFVVEHDKEMMLSSDYLVDLGPKAGRHGGNICFSGKSKDIFKAKTITADYLNGTKKIEIPKKRREGNGDFIELISAKGHNLKNINLRLPLAKLICVTGVSGSGKSSLINETLYPIIKNFLYKSRVKPLDYEKIKGIENIDKVIEIDQSSIGRTPRSNPATYTGVFTLIRSLFTQLPEAKIRGYKPGRFSFNVKGGRCEECRGAGIKTIEMNFLPDVYVKCTQCRGKRYNRETLEVRYKGKSINDVLNMTHNQALDFFENIPKIKRKIKALVDVGMGYVTLGQASTTLSGGEAQRIKLAAELSKRDTGKTLYILDEPTTGLHFEDIRMLMNVLNKFVDKGNTVLIIEHNFDVIKLADHIIDLGPEGGESGGKIICEGTPEEVSQITKSYTAKYLKEELGIKARTKINTK
- a CDS encoding lytic transglycosylase domain-containing protein, with product MIKKVIYIAGIFAIILFTSKLFISSSENEKVKTINEFNDDYRIYAIDLPDKIDFAGEQVPMDIEDVRERLDREILVNTYWQSQTLLFFKRANKWFPLIEKILEENDLPDDLKYITLIESGLMHVTSPSGAASYWQFMGRTAREYGLEVNKYIDERYNVEKATIAACKYFKEAYKKFDNWTLVAASYNMGVAGVQWQISHQGVSNFYDMYLNTETSRYIFRLLAVKEILEHPIKYGFHFKQYQLYKPLKTKTIIIDTTINDLYSFAKQNNITYRKLKVLNPWLKKSKLPNSSRKTYKIKLPLAE